AGGTCGAACACGACGATCACGTGTGGCTCCGTTCAGGGCCGCCGCCGCGCGAGCGGATCCTCACTCGCGCGGCGGCGGCTCTCCTTGGGGGTTCGGGGACTACGGGACGAGGGCGACCTTGACCGCCCGGTGCTCCGCTCGGTGACGTGCCACCGCCAGCGCCGTACGCAGCTCCTCCAGCGGATACCGATGGGTGGTCAGGACGTCCCCCAGACGGGGCATGGCGGTCAGCAGCCTCACGGCCTCGGCCATCGAGTCCACGCGCCGGCCGTCCCGGGCGGTCAGCGTCCCGTGTTCCAGATGGCCGATCAGCGTGAGCCGCTTCAGCCACAGGGCCCGCAGGTCGTCGCACCGCTCCGGGTTTCCGAGCGTCAGCACGGTGCCCCCGGTGCCGGCCACCGCCAGGGCCTCGGACAGCGACTGCCCGCTGCCCACCGCGTCGACGACGGCGGTGGGGCTCGCCGGCAGCCGGTCCGCGCCACCGCCGGGGCCGCTGAGCAGCGGCTCCACCACTCCGGGGCCCAGGGATCTCGCCGCCTCGGCCTGGAAGGGATGACGGGCGATCAGCCATCGCCGCCGATCGGGGAACATCGCCGCCGCGGCCACCGCCGTGAGGAGGCCGATCGTGCCGCCGCCCAGGATCACCAGCGGGCCCTCTTCGGAGGTACCCGCCAGGTGCCGCATGCCGGACAGCGCGACCGAGAGGGGTTCCGCCAGCACCGCCGTCCGATCCGGCAGCGTGTCCGGCACGGCCCGCAGCATGGATCGGTGGACGGCCACGACGTCGCCCCATCCACCGCCTAGTTCCCTGCTGAAGCCCAGGGACTTCCCCCACTTCGTGCCGCCCTCCCAGAAGGACCGGCACTGGCCGTACCAGCCCTCCCGGCACGAACGGCAGGGCGGCTCCCCGCGGGCCTCGCATGCCACCAGGGGATGGACGACGACGCGGTCGCCCACGGCCCAGCCGCTGTCCGCGCCGGGGTGCTCGACCCTGCCGACGATCTCGTGTCCCACCGCCACGGCGTGACTCAGCGGTTCGTCCGAAGGGGCCGCGTCGTCCTCCGGGCCGGCCGGAGGGTCACCGGCCGGGTCCGGCAGGTCGCTGCCGCAGATGCCCGCCATCGTCACCCGGACCAGGCACCAGTCGGGGCCGGGCGGTTCCGGCGCCGGTCCCCGCCGGATGCGCAGGCCCGCGTCCCCCGGTGTCCCGGTGGTCCGCACCACCTGGCGGGAGCCGCCGGGAGCGGTCGCCGGGCTCACGCGTGGACCCCTTCGAGAGTCCGCGCGCGGAAGTGGGTGAACAGCCGGGCAGCCGCCGCCTTCACCTCGTCGAGGGAGACCGGCCCCGCTCCGGGCAGCGCCGCTTCCAGGCGGCTCTGGTCGGCACAGGTCCAGTACTGGTACCGGTCGGGAATGGGGTTCTGGACCAACCGCACGTCGAGTGCGTCCGCCGTGCTGAAGTCGGCGCACCACTGCAGGAGGGTGGCGAAACTGACGGGGCTGGCGGATCCCAGGTTGTAGATCCCGCCTTCGGTCTCCTGCCCGGCCAACCGGACCACGGTCCGGGCCACGTTCTCGACGGGAATGTAGTCCCGGCAGGCGTTGAGCGTGTCGGCGAACACCCGCAGTTGACGGCCCTCGGCCGCACTCCGGAGCAGTTGGGAGATGATCGAGGCCATCCCGCCCTTGTGCTCCTCGCCCTGGCCGAAGACGTTGGTGTAGCGCAGCGCGAACCACCGGGGGGCCTTGGCGTACCTGCGCACCATCTCCTGGTCGAGCACCAGCTTCGACCGCGCGTAGAGATTGAGCGGCCCCGTGCATACGGACGTGTCCGTGGCCTGGGCCTCGGTCACCGCGACCCGACGCCGGATGGTGCCGTACACGCTGTGCGAGGACGCGTAGACGAAGCGCGCCCGGCCGGCGGCCGCGGCCTCCGCCAGGGCCAGCGGCTGGCGTACGTTCACCTCGCTGAGCCGGTCCCAGTCGTCGGCCAGGGTCGAGCTGATCGCCCCCTGGTGGATCACTGCCGCGTACCGGCCGTCGCGTACGTCGTTCAGCGTCCGCGGGTCGTCGGCCTCGGCGCGCACCACGCCGACGGCGGAAGCCATCCAGGGCGGACACTCGGCCACGTCGAGGGCGGTCACCGCCCAGCCGGCGTCCAGCAGAGCCCTGACCGTGTGACCGCCGATGAAACCGGCGGAGCCGGTGACCAGCGCTTCGAGGGGGGCCGCCGCTCCCGGCGCCGCGGCGTTCACGCGCGCTCCCCGAGGGACGCGGTGACGGTCTCGACGGTCTCGCGCACCCTGGCCGCCTTGCGGCCGGCCTCTTCGGGAGTGTCGAGCACCGTCACGTCACCGAGGGTGCCCAGGTACCCGTCCACCACACCGACGCTGAGCGCCACCGACCGGGCGAGCAGGTCGTCGGTGCGCGGCAGGTCACCCGGCCTCCCGCAGGCCACCGCGGTCCGCCCGTCGGCGTCCCTGCGGCCGAACTCGGCGTGCAGCTGGCCCATCCGCGCGTAGTTGTGCTTCGTCGACGCGGCGAGCGGGCTCCCGCCCAGGGCCGCCGCGACGGCGCCCGCGACCTCAGGGCTGTCGAAGATCAGCACCTGGGCCGTGCCGCATTCGCCCTCGTCGTGGATCACCCGCTCCCGCACGCCGGGCAGCCCGTCGAGCTCCTTGCGGACGGCCGCCTGGTTGGCACGGCAGCGCTCCAGGATGTGGTCCAGTTTGCGCGCCTGGGCCAGGCCCACGGCCGCGGCGAGTTCGTGGAGCCGCAGATTGAGGCCGATGCGCGGGCCTTCGTCGACCAGCCCCGCCCGGTCCGGGGCGAAGCCGTGGTCGTGGAAGGCGAACGCCTGACGGTGGAGTGCGGTGGAGTCGGTGGTCAGCAGCCCGCCGTCGCCGGCGGTGATCACCTTGCCCGTATTGAGCGAGAAGGCACCGACGTCACCGATGGAACCGAGCCGCCGCCCGCGGTAACTGCCGCCGAGCGCCTGGGCGCAGTCCTCGATCACGGCGCAACCGGCGGCCCGCGCCGTGGCGGTCAGCCGGTCGAGATCCGCCGGCGCTCCGATCATGTGCACCGGCATGATCGCCTTCGTCCGGGAGGACATCTTGGCCTCGACGTCGTCCGGCGCGAGTGTCAGGCTCTCGTCGACCTCGGCCAGGACGGGACGGGCACCGGTGAACAGGACCGCGGCGATGGAGGCGATGAAGGTGTAGCCGGGCACGATCACCTCGTCGCCGGGACCTATGCCGAGGGCGGTGAGGCCCGCCAGCAGACCGGAGGTGCAACTGTTGAGGGCGAGGGTGTGCCGGACTCCCAGGACCCCCGCCATGTGCTGCTCGAACAGCATGGTCCGCGAGAGCGCTGTCTCGTCGCCGAACCGGTAACGGCTCAGGTGTCCTTCCCTGAGCGTGTCGAGCACCTCGGCTTCCTCAGCCCCGTCCATCAGGTACCAGCCGGGCCCGGCCATGGAATTCTCCCTTCGGAACGAAACGTCGTTCCGGCGCGCGTGTGTAGGTGTTCTCAGTCGATTCACGGACGTGCCGGGCAGCGGGGCGCCGCGCCGGTCATCCGATGCCGCCGCTTTCCGTGATCTTGTCGATCATGGAAGTGGTGGACAGTCCCTCCACGTAGGGAAGGATCACGGCCCGGCCGCCCCAGCTCTCCACCAGCGCGGCTTCCGGCACGTCACTCACCCGGTAATCGCCGCCCTTGACGTAGATGTCCGGCTTGATCCGTTGCAGCACCGCCTCCGGAGTGTCCTCGCCGAAGACGACGACCCCGTCGACGGAGGCGAGCGACTCCAGCACCGAGGCCCGGTCGCCAGCCGCGACGACAGGGCGCTGCGGCCCCTTCAGCCGCCGTACGGAGGCGTCGTCGTTGAGGCAGACCACGAGGCAGTCGCCCAGCAGACGGGCGTTGGCGAGCAGCCCGACATGGCCGGCGTGGAGCAGGTCGAAGCAACCACCCGTGGCCACCACCGTGCCCCCGGCGGCCCGCGTCCTGGCCACGGTCTCCAGCACATCGGCGGGTCCGTCCTCGCGGGTCCGCCCCCGGGGACGGACCAGGACCGCCGTCGCGCCGCCGGCGGCCACGAACTCCCCGGCGGCCCGGACCGCGCCGGTGACCGCCTGCGAAAGGAGAGCGCCGTCCGCGAGCAGGCCCGCCACGGCGACGGCGAAGGCGTCTCCGGCTCCGCAGGTGTCCGTCGCCGTCACCCGGGAACCCGGCACGACCAGCGGCGACGAGGAGTCGAGGTCCAGCAGGACCGCACCGTCGGCTCCCCTGGTCACGACCACACCGGCCGAGGCCCACTCCTCGACGAGGGTCCGGCCCCGGTCGACGTCCTGCCGCAGTCCCTCGCCCGGTGTCCCGGGCGCGAACAGGGCCGCCTCCTTGCTGTTGGGAGTGACCACACGCACCCCGGGGACCGGTGCGCCACCGCGCGGGTGCGGGTCCCACACGACCTGTCTCGCCACCGAGGAGGTGGTCAGGGCCTCGCGTATCCGGGTGTCCTCGACGATTCCGCGCCCGTAGTCGGAGACGAGGACCACTCTGGCTCCCGTCACCACGGCGTGTTCACCCTCGGTCAGCGTGCGCCGGAGAGCGGCAGGGCGCTGCGGAGCGCGGCTGTACATGAGGACGGTCCGGTCGCCGGCGCGGACCCGGCTCTTGACGGGGGTCGGCCCGGCCAGCCCGAGATCGACGACGCGGACACCGGCCTCGCGGAGCAGAGCGCCGAGTTCCCGCCCCTCGGCGTCGGCGGACAGCGCCGTCACCAGCGTGACGGGACGCGCGCCGCGCGCCGCGAGGACCGCGGCGAGCGCGGCACCACCGGGCCGGGCCCGCACCTCGACCTGGTCGACGGCCACCACGGGAGCCTCCGGCGAGACCCGCTCCACGACTCCCGTCAGGTCCCGGTCCAGGAGGGCGTCGCCGACGATCACGAACTCGTCCCTCCTGACCTCGGGGTCCCGCGCGGGGTCCGCGCTCTCCAGGGGATCGGGCGGGCACACGCCGAGCGCGACGTCCACCGTCGCGCAGACGAGGTGCACGGCGACGAGATGGCACTCCTGGACCGTCGCCGTGGGGGCGTCGATGCCGACGGTCCGGTCCGCGATCTCCGCCAGCGGGTTGGGGGTGGCGCCGGTCAGCGCCCAGACCGAGAGCCCGGCTTCCTTCGCCGCCTCCGCCGCGCGCAGGACGTTCGCGCTGTGGCCGGACGTGGACAGCAGGACGAGAACGTCCCCCGCCCTGCCGTGCGCCCTGACCTGGCGGGCGAACACCTCGTCGTAGCCGTAGTCGTTACCGATGGCGGTGACGGCCGAGCTCTCGGCGTGCAGGGCGATCGCCGAGAAGGGGCGGCGGTCGTCGCGCAGCCGCCCGACGAGCTCCGAGGTGAGGTGCTGCGCCTCGGCCGCCGAGCCCCCGTTGCCCGCCGCCAGGAGGCGGCCGCCGTTCTGGAACACGGCGGCCAGTTCACGGCCCCAGTCCTGGAGCGTGCCGACGTCCAGTGTGGTGAGTGCCTCCTGGAGCCGTCCGACATGGCCGAGGCCATGAGCGAGCGGCTGGGTGGACCGCGGCGTGTTGTCCGGTGAGTCGGTCATGGAAGGTCCCTAGGGTGTGGCGGTCGGGGAGGCCGTTGAGTCGCGGGAGCGGCGGCCGGAGCCGGCTCCCGGGGGAAACCGTTCGGCCCGGGGCCGTGGTGGTCGCCGGAAGGTCCGCGGACCGAGGCCGCCGCCCGTGCCGGGGAGGGAGCGGGGCGCTGCCGGCCCTCGGCTACTCAAGTCCGGCCCTACGGGCGTCGGAGATCGTCATCGGGTCGGCGTCACCGACCGGATCGCCGTGCCGCGCGGCCACCGCGGCCACCAGCAGGGCGCAGCCGGCGGCGCGGTACCGGTCGGTCACCCGCGCTTCGACCGTCGCGATCCCGCTGCTCAACACGGGTACGCCCAGGGTGCCGAGGGACCATTCGATCCCGTCGAACCGGTCCGCCGGCCTCGGGCAGGGTTGCGTGAAGGTGCGCGCGGTCGCGATGTCGTGGGCCGAGAGCACGGTCAGCCCGAGGACCGGGGTCTCCCGAAGCCCTCTCTCGGTCCGCGACCCCTCGGTCAGGGCCACGACCACCGTGCC
The DNA window shown above is from Streptomyces sp. NBC_00247 and carries:
- a CDS encoding zinc-dependent alcohol dehydrogenase: MSPATAPGGSRQVVRTTGTPGDAGLRIRRGPAPEPPGPDWCLVRVTMAGICGSDLPDPAGDPPAGPEDDAAPSDEPLSHAVAVGHEIVGRVEHPGADSGWAVGDRVVVHPLVACEARGEPPCRSCREGWYGQCRSFWEGGTKWGKSLGFSRELGGGWGDVVAVHRSMLRAVPDTLPDRTAVLAEPLSVALSGMRHLAGTSEEGPLVILGGGTIGLLTAVAAAAMFPDRRRWLIARHPFQAEAARSLGPGVVEPLLSGPGGGADRLPASPTAVVDAVGSGQSLSEALAVAGTGGTVLTLGNPERCDDLRALWLKRLTLIGHLEHGTLTARDGRRVDSMAEAVRLLTAMPRLGDVLTTHRYPLEELRTALAVARHRAEHRAVKVALVP
- a CDS encoding NAD-dependent epimerase/dehydratase family protein, with protein sequence MNAAAPGAAAPLEALVTGSAGFIGGHTVRALLDAGWAVTALDVAECPPWMASAVGVVRAEADDPRTLNDVRDGRYAAVIHQGAISSTLADDWDRLSEVNVRQPLALAEAAAAGRARFVYASSHSVYGTIRRRVAVTEAQATDTSVCTGPLNLYARSKLVLDQEMVRRYAKAPRWFALRYTNVFGQGEEHKGGMASIISQLLRSAAEGRQLRVFADTLNACRDYIPVENVARTVVRLAGQETEGGIYNLGSASPVSFATLLQWCADFSTADALDVRLVQNPIPDRYQYWTCADQSRLEAALPGAGPVSLDEVKAAAARLFTHFRARTLEGVHA
- a CDS encoding DegT/DnrJ/EryC1/StrS family aminotransferase, whose product is MAGPGWYLMDGAEEAEVLDTLREGHLSRYRFGDETALSRTMLFEQHMAGVLGVRHTLALNSCTSGLLAGLTALGIGPGDEVIVPGYTFIASIAAVLFTGARPVLAEVDESLTLAPDDVEAKMSSRTKAIMPVHMIGAPADLDRLTATARAAGCAVIEDCAQALGGSYRGRRLGSIGDVGAFSLNTGKVITAGDGGLLTTDSTALHRQAFAFHDHGFAPDRAGLVDEGPRIGLNLRLHELAAAVGLAQARKLDHILERCRANQAAVRKELDGLPGVRERVIHDEGECGTAQVLIFDSPEVAGAVAAALGGSPLAASTKHNYARMGQLHAEFGRRDADGRTAVACGRPGDLPRTDDLLARSVALSVGVVDGYLGTLGDVTVLDTPEEAGRKAARVRETVETVTASLGERA
- the rfaE2 gene encoding D-glycero-beta-D-manno-heptose 1-phosphate adenylyltransferase, with translation MTDSPDNTPRSTQPLAHGLGHVGRLQEALTTLDVGTLQDWGRELAAVFQNGGRLLAAGNGGSAAEAQHLTSELVGRLRDDRRPFSAIALHAESSAVTAIGNDYGYDEVFARQVRAHGRAGDVLVLLSTSGHSANVLRAAEAAKEAGLSVWALTGATPNPLAEIADRTVGIDAPTATVQECHLVAVHLVCATVDVALGVCPPDPLESADPARDPEVRRDEFVIVGDALLDRDLTGVVERVSPEAPVVAVDQVEVRARPGGAALAAVLAARGARPVTLVTALSADAEGRELGALLREAGVRVVDLGLAGPTPVKSRVRAGDRTVLMYSRAPQRPAALRRTLTEGEHAVVTGARVVLVSDYGRGIVEDTRIREALTTSSVARQVVWDPHPRGGAPVPGVRVVTPNSKEAALFAPGTPGEGLRQDVDRGRTLVEEWASAGVVVTRGADGAVLLDLDSSSPLVVPGSRVTATDTCGAGDAFAVAVAGLLADGALLSQAVTGAVRAAGEFVAAGGATAVLVRPRGRTREDGPADVLETVARTRAAGGTVVATGGCFDLLHAGHVGLLANARLLGDCLVVCLNDDASVRRLKGPQRPVVAAGDRASVLESLASVDGVVVFGEDTPEAVLQRIKPDIYVKGGDYRVSDVPEAALVESWGGRAVILPYVEGLSTTSMIDKITESGGIG
- a CDS encoding flavin reductase family protein, yielding MSRAPAVRRAEDLLMTSCVVVTAMTDDGPIGCLVASVMPVGYRTGTVVVALTEGSRTERGLRETPVLGLTVLSAHDIATARTFTQPCPRPADRFDGIEWSLGTLGVPVLSSGIATVEARVTDRYRAAGCALLVAAVAARHGDPVGDADPMTISDARRAGLE